A region of the Exiguobacterium aurantiacum DSM 6208 genome:
GACGTCGTGCGGTCAAATAGCCTCCCTTGACCGCACCGTGTTTCTCAATCGCTTCAATCCCATAATGGGAACAGGTCGGATAAAATCGACACGTCGGTGGCTTTAACGGTGAGATGAACCGTTGATACCCTTGGATTCCGCGCACTAAAATTCGTCTCAAGTTCCTCGCCTCGCTCGCTTATTTTATTGCCATCATAGCTCGTCAAACACG
Encoded here:
- the yidD gene encoding membrane protein insertion efficiency factor YidD; this translates as MRRILVRGIQGYQRFISPLKPPTCRFYPTCSHYGIEAIEKHGAVKGGYLTARRLMRCQPFHSGGLDYVPDEFDWKAPLQREKPPSQRDV